One genomic window of Clostridium taeniosporum includes the following:
- a CDS encoding LysM peptidoglycan-binding domain-containing protein: MSKRYKIRLTINEGKEGFVLPVLPEEIEISDSGDNKTHNVINLGEVNVINIPKLTKISFKSYFPRNKGPYVSDRHFFRPHEYMNRLNRWRQNLEKVRFIFIGSEFEINDLFSIENLKFTEKGGEVGDIYYSIELKRYKSYNAKRAVVMETKNGVIVENYNTTIRPNDKVKSNTHKVVKGECLWHIAKRYLGDGNRYKEIAELNNISNPNLIYPGQVLNIP; encoded by the coding sequence ATGAGTAAAAGGTATAAAATAAGATTAACTATAAATGAAGGAAAAGAAGGCTTTGTTTTGCCAGTTCTCCCTGAAGAGATTGAAATAAGTGACAGTGGAGATAACAAAACTCACAATGTAATAAATTTAGGTGAAGTTAATGTAATAAACATTCCAAAGCTAACTAAAATATCATTTAAAAGCTATTTTCCTAGAAATAAGGGGCCATATGTTAGTGATAGACATTTTTTTAGACCACATGAATATATGAATAGATTAAATAGATGGCGTCAAAATTTAGAAAAAGTAAGATTTATATTTATAGGTTCAGAATTTGAAATAAATGATTTATTTTCTATTGAAAATCTTAAATTTACTGAAAAAGGAGGGGAAGTAGGGGATATTTATTATTCCATAGAGTTAAAAAGATATAAATCTTATAATGCTAAAAGAGCAGTTGTAATGGAAACAAAAAATGGTGTTATTGTTGAAAATTATAATACAACAATTAGACCTAATGATAAAGTAAAATCTAATACTCATAAAGTAGTTAAAGGTGAATGTTTATGGCATATTGCCAAAAGATATTTAGGTGATGGAAATAGATATAAAGAGATAGCAGAACTAAATAATATATCAAATCCAAATTTAATATATCCTGGACAAGTTCTTAATATTCCATAA
- a CDS encoding phosphodiester glycosidase family protein, translating into MNKQVKKKSTRKNMRHNKKKEISISIFMGVLYIIAFLIVTTPLVLIYGPYDKTKKILISTVLATRHAYLVNDFIPQKTLDKILEKDKIKEESVPVNTSIDLNKIDVKYDSGNEITKYDIHTDRYDGYMLEIQNPHKVKVAMTKYLGKLGQKTSEMAEEHNAIAAINGGAFSDTSSDGVIRAGTGGKPEGFVISNGKVIYPTIKCDEHFIANVIAFTKKGQLIVGDHTLAELKKLDVQEAMCFRRPNIIINGIRQHKKEDYIEGMNPRTAVGQKEDGTVLFLVLDGRKISKPGATLYEVQEIMKNRGAINAGMLDGGYSTTMYYKGDVINSPNAWDGERTVATAFYVEQ; encoded by the coding sequence ATGAATAAACAGGTTAAAAAAAAGTCGACAAGAAAAAATATGAGACATAATAAAAAAAAGGAAATATCTATATCCATATTTATGGGAGTATTGTATATTATTGCTTTCTTGATAGTAACAACGCCGCTTGTATTAATTTATGGACCATATGATAAAACTAAGAAAATTTTAATTTCAACAGTTTTAGCTACAAGGCATGCATATTTAGTAAATGATTTTATACCACAAAAAACATTAGATAAAATATTAGAAAAAGATAAAATTAAAGAAGAAAGTGTTCCGGTAAATACATCTATAGATTTAAATAAAATAGATGTTAAGTATGATTCAGGAAATGAAATAACTAAATATGATATACATACAGATAGATATGATGGTTACATGTTAGAAATACAAAATCCACATAAAGTTAAAGTAGCTATGACTAAATATCTAGGAAAATTAGGTCAAAAGACAAGTGAAATGGCAGAAGAACATAATGCAATAGCAGCTATAAATGGTGGAGCTTTTTCAGATACATCTTCAGATGGAGTAATACGTGCTGGTACAGGGGGAAAGCCTGAAGGTTTTGTAATATCCAATGGAAAAGTTATATATCCTACTATAAAATGTGATGAACATTTTATTGCAAATGTAATTGCATTTACTAAAAAAGGTCAATTAATAGTTGGAGATCATACACTTGCAGAATTAAAAAAACTAGATGTGCAAGAAGCAATGTGTTTTAGAAGACCTAATATTATAATAAATGGAATTAGACAGCATAAAAAAGAAGATTATATAGAAGGAATGAATCCTAGAACAGCAGTGGGACAAAAGGAAGATGGAACAGTGTTATTTTTAGTTTTAGATGGAAGAAAAATATCTAAACCGGGAGCTACATTATATGAAGTTCAAGAAATTATGAAAAACAGAGGAGCTATAAATGCAGGTATGCTTGATGGTGGATATTCAACAACAATGTATTATAAAGGTGATGTAATTAATTCTCCTAATGCTTGGGATGGAGAAAGAACTGTTGCCACAGCATTTTATGTTGAACAATAG
- a CDS encoding phage tail tube protein — MSNFLNFSDTLSGTEAKGFITINGRNEELFYAKKLESDAEKTKTTGKTLGSRVEQNKATGWKGTGTLTIYYVTSLFREMMIKYIKTGKDVYFDMTVTNEDKTSTVGKQTIVLKKCNFDKVSMAMFDVESEVLEEEMAFTYEDVDLLDKFGKPVIG, encoded by the coding sequence ATGAGTAATTTTTTAAATTTTAGTGATACTTTAAGTGGTACAGAAGCGAAAGGATTTATAACTATAAATGGTAGAAATGAGGAATTATTTTATGCTAAAAAGTTAGAATCAGATGCAGAAAAAACAAAAACAACTGGTAAAACTTTAGGAAGTAGAGTTGAACAAAATAAAGCAACAGGATGGAAAGGTACAGGAACTCTTACAATTTATTATGTTACATCTTTATTTAGAGAAATGATGATAAAGTATATTAAAACAGGAAAAGATGTTTATTTTGATATGACAGTTACTAATGAAGATAAGACATCTACAGTTGGAAAGCAAACAATTGTGTTAAAAAAATGTAATTTTGATAAAGTAAGTATGGCTATGTTTGATGTAGAAAGTGAAGTTTTAGAAGAAGAAATGGCCTTTACTTATGAAGATGTTGATTTATTAGACAAATTTGGAAAACCAGTAATTGGTTAA
- a CDS encoding YmfQ family protein: protein MYGLNNYGVIKYAEQKISSEEDIKKYFINLSKYVPSFVSNIKEMKAIYNVQGAEIGGFLYYLKDLINQTFIDTTTWGLIYWENQYGIETNLNSSYEERREIIKAKKAGNGTTTKDMIKNVAETFSGGEVNIIEDNKNYFFTVQFVGVKGIPKNMQAFKNMLEDIKPAHLSYHIKYTFTIWDFIKEKEIKWDDIKNKSWNELKVYE, encoded by the coding sequence ATGTATGGATTGAATAATTATGGAGTTATTAAATATGCAGAACAGAAAATAAGTAGTGAAGAAGATATCAAGAAATATTTCATTAATTTAAGTAAATACGTACCTTCTTTTGTATCTAATATAAAAGAAATGAAGGCTATCTATAATGTTCAAGGAGCAGAAATAGGTGGATTTTTATATTATTTAAAAGATTTAATTAATCAAACATTTATAGATACTACAACATGGGGATTAATTTATTGGGAAAATCAGTATGGAATAGAAACTAATTTAAACAGTAGCTATGAAGAAAGAAGAGAGATAATAAAAGCTAAGAAAGCAGGCAATGGAACTACCACAAAAGATATGATTAAAAATGTTGCTGAAACATTTTCAGGTGGAGAAGTAAATATAATTGAAGACAATAAAAATTATTTCTTCACAGTACAATTTGTTGGAGTAAAAGGTATTCCTAAAAATATGCAGGCATTTAAAAACATGCTAGAAGATATAAAGCCAGCTCATCTTAGTTACCATATTAAATATACATTTACAATTTGGGATTTTATTAAAGAAAAAGAGATTAAATGGGATGATATTAAAAATAAATCATGGAATGAATTAAAAGTTTATGAATAG
- a CDS encoding phage tail sheath family protein, whose amino-acid sequence MAGGTWEKQNKIRAGAYVNFKSRKNNESSNNERGVMALPLVLPFAPEKTIVKINNETDLLGSIGMELNEESILMLKEALKKAKTVLLYRLNEGVKATKTLGELTVTSKWSGSKGNDIRIQIQTNVNDESKFDVITFLEDTKLDTQIVKNIDELESNVLVDFKGSGALTLSAGVKLEGGEDKAVTGKDYIDFLSELELFDFNTVAIPYDDLNTKVVVKEFVKRLRESEGRKVQAVLPNFSEANYEGIISIKNGVYLRDNTHVTNIQATAYAAALTASAGYADSNTYALYEGATNVDVRYADSEIKEIIKKGEIVFINNKQQVLIEQDINTLKTFTDDKKSDFRKNRVVRVLDGINDKIKSKWEEAYIGKVSNNDDGRNLFKKDVLNILETLQGQGALENVTVDDIEVLKGKSNDAIVVNVNAQPVDSMEKIYMTVFI is encoded by the coding sequence ATGGCAGGTGGAACATGGGAAAAACAAAATAAAATAAGAGCAGGGGCTTATGTTAATTTTAAAAGTAGAAAAAATAATGAAAGTAGCAATAATGAAAGAGGGGTAATGGCGTTACCTTTAGTATTACCTTTTGCACCTGAAAAAACAATAGTAAAGATAAATAATGAAACAGATTTATTAGGATCTATAGGAATGGAATTAAATGAAGAAAGTATTTTAATGTTAAAAGAAGCATTAAAGAAAGCAAAAACAGTTTTATTATATAGACTTAATGAAGGCGTTAAAGCAACTAAAACATTAGGAGAGTTAACTGTAACATCTAAGTGGAGTGGAAGTAAAGGAAATGACATAAGAATACAAATTCAAACTAATGTAAATGATGAAAGTAAATTTGATGTAATTACATTTTTAGAAGATACAAAATTAGATACTCAAATTGTAAAAAATATTGATGAGTTAGAATCTAATGTTCTTGTAGATTTCAAAGGATCAGGTGCTCTTACCTTATCTGCTGGAGTGAAGTTAGAAGGTGGAGAAGATAAAGCTGTTACAGGAAAAGATTATATAGACTTTTTATCAGAATTAGAATTATTTGATTTTAATACTGTGGCAATACCTTATGATGATTTAAATACTAAAGTGGTTGTAAAAGAATTTGTTAAAAGATTAAGAGAATCAGAGGGAAGAAAAGTCCAAGCAGTATTACCAAATTTCTCAGAGGCAAATTATGAAGGGATTATATCTATAAAAAATGGTGTATATCTTAGAGATAATACTCATGTAACTAATATACAAGCAACAGCATATGCAGCAGCATTAACAGCAAGTGCAGGATATGCTGATTCTAATACTTATGCTTTATATGAAGGTGCAACTAATGTTGATGTTAGATATGCAGATAGCGAAATAAAAGAAATAATTAAAAAAGGTGAAATAGTGTTTATTAACAATAAGCAACAAGTTTTAATTGAACAAGATATTAATACATTAAAAACATTTACTGATGATAAAAAATCAGATTTTAGAAAGAACAGAGTTGTAAGAGTTTTAGATGGAATAAATGACAAAATAAAATCTAAATGGGAAGAAGCTTATATTGGTAAAGTAAGCAATAATGATGATGGAAGAAATTTATTTAAGAAAGATGTATTAAATATTTTAGAAACATTACAAGGACAAGGAGCATTAGAAAATGTAACAGTTGATGATATTGAAGTTTTAAAAGGAAAGTCTAATGATGCTATTGTTGTAAATGTTAATGCTCAACCAGTAGATAGCATGGAAAAAATATATATGACTGTATTTATATAA
- a CDS encoding CD1375 family protein — translation MIYKYMIKAYSILVRGGRMVLEVDKDNRLPVVPDDYKILVAEELANVSQ, via the coding sequence ATGATATATAAATATATGATAAAAGCATATTCTATTTTAGTTAGAGGTGGAAGAATGGTATTAGAGGTTGATAAGGATAATAGATTACCAGTAGTTCCAGATGATTATAAAATTTTAGTAGCAGAAGAATTAGCAAATGTTTCGCAATAG
- a CDS encoding ABC transporter ATP-binding protein, whose protein sequence is MADLSLRHIYKIYPGDVTAVNDFNLEIEDKEFIVFVGPSGCGKSTTLRMIAGLEEISKGELYIDEKLVNDVEPKERDIAMVFQNYALYPHMSVYENMAFSLKLKKVSKEEIDKKVKEAAQILGIEHLLSRKPKALSGGQRQRVALGRAIVRNPKVFLMDEPLSNLDAKLRVQMRTEISKLYNKLQTTFIYVTHDQVEAMTMGTRIVVMKDGIIQQVDTPQNIYNNPVNIFVAGFIGSPQMNFVDGKIIEKEGNLYCHFAENNILLPEQNAKELKDKGYVNKEVTFGMRPEHLDDNMEVIKSNPSSIINGKIEVVELMGAESYIYFVASNNNMTARVNGTTNAKNGDSIKLYVESEKIHVFDKESELRII, encoded by the coding sequence ATGGCAGATTTGTCATTAAGACACATTTATAAAATATATCCAGGTGATGTAACAGCGGTAAACGATTTTAATCTAGAAATAGAAGATAAAGAATTTATAGTGTTTGTTGGACCGTCAGGTTGTGGTAAGTCAACCACTTTAAGAATGATAGCAGGGTTAGAAGAAATATCTAAAGGTGAATTATATATAGATGAAAAATTAGTAAATGATGTTGAGCCAAAAGAAAGAGATATAGCAATGGTATTCCAAAACTATGCATTATATCCTCATATGAGTGTTTATGAGAATATGGCTTTTTCATTAAAACTTAAAAAAGTATCTAAAGAAGAAATTGATAAAAAGGTAAAAGAAGCAGCCCAAATATTAGGTATAGAACATTTATTATCAAGAAAACCTAAAGCTTTATCAGGAGGTCAAAGACAAAGAGTTGCATTAGGAAGAGCTATAGTTAGAAATCCTAAAGTATTCTTAATGGACGAGCCTTTATCAAATCTTGATGCAAAATTAAGAGTTCAAATGAGAACTGAAATATCTAAGCTTTATAATAAATTACAAACAACATTTATATATGTTACTCATGACCAAGTTGAAGCTATGACTATGGGAACTAGAATAGTTGTTATGAAAGATGGTATAATACAACAAGTGGATACTCCACAAAATATATACAATAATCCAGTAAATATTTTCGTAGCTGGATTTATAGGAAGTCCTCAAATGAATTTTGTTGATGGTAAGATAATAGAAAAAGAAGGAAATTTATATTGCCACTTTGCAGAAAATAACATACTATTACCAGAACAAAATGCTAAAGAATTAAAAGACAAAGGCTATGTAAATAAAGAGGTTACATTTGGAATGAGACCTGAACATTTAGATGATAATATGGAAGTTATAAAATCTAATCCATCATCAATTATAAATGGAAAAATAGAAGTTGTTGAGCTTATGGGAGCTGAAAGTTATATTTATTTTGTAGCATCTAATAATAACATGACTGCAAGAGTAAATGGAACTACAAATGCAAAAAATGGGGATTCAATAAAATTATATGTTGAAAGTGAAAAAATACATGTATTTGATAAAGAAAGTGAATTAAGAATAATATAA
- a CDS encoding baseplate J/gp47 family protein, translating into MFEVKEEDLLKEMLDKIPNDLDKREGSSLIYNALAPAAQEIARLKSDMDRFLEYTFASPNIPDEYLDKRCIEHGIERKKATYAIKLGIFYDTEENLMDIPLKSRFSIDKTIYVAIERIEKGKYKMQCESLGSKGNYPSGILLPIEYIEDLGKGILGETILDGVDIERNESLFNRLMVKLRTPSTSGNKYDYLNWALSVNGVGDAKVFPETNLKGEHENGCVKVVMVDSNKHKASSKLIEDVYQYIEKVRPIGATVSVVSAIEKTIDITSNINLVKGYNLGVAQQEFVNSLEEYLKGISFKTDYISIARIGEILLNIKGVLDYSDLQINNTISNVKLADEEIASLGNVSLGVM; encoded by the coding sequence TTGTTTGAAGTAAAAGAAGAGGATTTATTAAAAGAAATGTTAGATAAAATTCCTAATGATTTAGACAAAAGAGAGGGAAGTAGTTTAATTTACAATGCATTAGCTCCAGCAGCTCAAGAAATAGCAAGATTAAAATCTGATATGGATAGATTTTTAGAATATACTTTTGCTTCACCTAATATACCAGATGAATATTTAGATAAAAGATGTATTGAACATGGAATAGAAAGAAAGAAGGCAACATATGCAATAAAGCTTGGTATTTTTTATGATACAGAAGAAAATTTAATGGATATTCCATTGAAATCTAGATTTTCTATAGATAAAACTATTTATGTTGCAATAGAAAGAATTGAAAAAGGAAAGTATAAAATGCAATGTGAATCATTAGGGTCTAAAGGAAATTATCCAAGTGGAATTTTACTTCCTATTGAGTATATTGAAGATCTAGGAAAAGGAATTTTAGGTGAAACCATATTAGATGGTGTAGATATAGAAAGAAATGAAAGTTTATTTAATAGATTAATGGTAAAGTTAAGAACACCATCAACATCAGGAAATAAATATGATTATTTAAATTGGGCATTGAGTGTTAACGGAGTTGGAGATGCAAAAGTATTTCCAGAAACTAATCTAAAAGGTGAACATGAAAATGGTTGTGTGAAAGTTGTTATGGTAGATTCTAATAAACATAAGGCAAGTTCAAAATTAATAGAAGATGTATATCAGTACATTGAAAAAGTTAGACCAATAGGTGCTACAGTTAGTGTTGTTAGTGCTATAGAAAAAACAATAGATATAACTTCTAATATAAACTTAGTTAAAGGATATAATTTAGGAGTTGCACAACAAGAATTTGTTAATTCATTAGAAGAATATTTAAAAGGCATAAGCTTTAAAACAGATTATATTAGTATTGCAAGAATTGGAGAAATCCTTCTTAATATAAAAGGTGTATTGGATTATTCAGACTTACAAATAAATAATACAATTTCTAATGTAAAACTAGCTGATGAAGAAATAGCTAGTTTGGGAAATGTAAGTTTAGGAGTGATGTAA
- the tnpA gene encoding IS200/IS605 family transposase: MEEYNKRSHTVYDIKYHVIWVTKYRYKVLNKHISSRLRELIRQGCEARQITIVRGSIGKDHVHMLLGCSPSIAPSKIVQYLKGRSSRLIQDEFPELKKRYWGQHLWARGYFCATVGSVTEETIKRYIESQELNNNENIFKIEE; the protein is encoded by the coding sequence ATGGAGGAATATAATAAAAGAAGTCATACGGTATATGATATAAAATATCATGTAATATGGGTAACAAAATATAGATATAAAGTATTAAATAAGCATATATCATCTAGATTAAGAGAATTAATAAGACAAGGCTGTGAAGCAAGGCAAATTACAATTGTTAGAGGAAGTATTGGAAAAGATCATGTGCATATGCTTTTGGGATGTTCTCCGAGCATCGCTCCCAGTAAAATTGTGCAATATTTGAAAGGTAGATCATCAAGATTAATACAAGATGAATTTCCAGAATTAAAAAAGAGATACTGGGGGCAGCATTTATGGGCACGAGGATACTTTTGTGCAACAGTTGGAAGTGTTACAGAAGAAACAATAAAAAGATATATAGAAAGTCAAGAACTTAATAATAACGAAAATATATTTAAGATAGAAGAATGA
- a CDS encoding phage tail assembly chaperone, which translates to MNNFEDFLMDNFEDTQEIEREVTIGGKKKLMKFRPISAEMGDRIRKKNRKTKLIKGQRIMETDQDKYISDLIIETTTCPDLKNSELQASWGVLGAEELLNAMKAKMRDGEFSDWSSIVGEVNGYDKSVNDLIEEAKN; encoded by the coding sequence ATGAATAATTTTGAAGATTTTTTAATGGATAATTTTGAGGATACACAAGAAATAGAAAGAGAAGTAACAATAGGTGGAAAGAAAAAGCTTATGAAATTTAGACCAATTTCTGCTGAAATGGGAGATAGAATAAGAAAGAAAAATAGAAAAACTAAATTAATAAAAGGTCAAAGAATAATGGAAACGGATCAAGATAAGTATATATCTGATTTAATAATTGAAACCACAACTTGTCCTGATCTAAAAAATTCAGAATTACAAGCTTCATGGGGAGTTCTTGGTGCAGAAGAGCTATTAAATGCTATGAAAGCTAAAATGAGAGATGGAGAATTTTCAGATTGGTCATCAATAGTTGGTGAAGTTAATGGTTACGACAAAAGCGTTAATGATTTAATTGAAGAAGCAAAAAACTAA
- a CDS encoding BhlA/UviB family holin-like peptide — translation MDELMKMALSQGLGYALFVFLLLYVLKTTGNRENKYQNLLDTLAEKFNVVEDIKEDVKEIKIKIEK, via the coding sequence ATGGATGAATTAATGAAAATGGCCCTAAGTCAAGGATTAGGATATGCGTTATTTGTTTTTTTATTATTGTATGTTCTTAAGACAACTGGAAATAGGGAAAATAAATATCAAAATTTACTTGATACATTAGCAGAAAAGTTTAATGTTGTTGAAGATATAAAAGAAGATGTAAAAGAAATTAAAATTAAAATTGAAAAATAG
- a CDS encoding DUF2577 domain-containing protein, whose amino-acid sequence MASMIEIIKQASVNAINAGNPLDIEFGTIIDDNLTVRIDQKRILPKDFFVIPESLRRYEIDLKHCHIGTSSALGSIVIREGLKKGDILALLTIEKGSRFLILDKVGIYE is encoded by the coding sequence TTGGCTAGTATGATAGAAATTATAAAACAGGCAAGTGTAAATGCAATTAATGCAGGAAATCCATTGGATATAGAGTTTGGAACAATAATAGATGATAACTTAACTGTTAGAATAGATCAGAAAAGAATATTACCTAAAGATTTTTTTGTTATTCCAGAAAGCTTAAGAAGATATGAGATAGATTTAAAACATTGTCATATAGGAACATCATCTGCTCTTGGTTCAATAGTTATTAGAGAAGGATTAAAAAAAGGAGATATTCTTGCACTTTTAACAATTGAAAAGGGAAGTAGATTTTTGATTCTTGATAAGGTGGGAATTTATGAGTAA
- a CDS encoding N-acetylmuramoyl-L-alanine amidase gives MKIGLRAGHSPNCLGAIGIVNEYEQMKKYYEAVKSVLEQYGHTVIDCNSNASTENAELSEGVNKANSNNVDFFASLHMNYYNGQAHGTEVLVSSTSSKAYPYAQRLVQNFSELGFYNRGVKFRILYEMNHVKAPNIISEICFCDSKKDIDIYNKYSWEQLAHVFCNAIDSNIPKTVNSRTTGYVVTNYLPNGYKGDNSFIGVDLEYVLSYFHGVRCYAKADSKGIWIETQVLPISKCEELKAQLGTWFYTLKSF, from the coding sequence ATGAAAATTGGATTAAGAGCAGGGCATAGTCCTAATTGTTTAGGAGCAATAGGAATTGTAAATGAATATGAACAAATGAAGAAATATTATGAAGCAGTAAAGAGTGTTTTAGAACAATATGGTCACACTGTTATAGATTGCAACAGTAATGCAAGTACGGAAAATGCAGAACTTTCAGAAGGTGTAAATAAAGCTAACAGTAATAATGTAGACTTTTTTGCAAGTTTACACATGAATTATTATAATGGACAAGCGCATGGAACAGAAGTGTTAGTAAGTTCTACCTCGAGTAAAGCTTATCCTTATGCACAAAGGCTGGTACAGAACTTTAGTGAACTTGGCTTTTATAATAGAGGAGTAAAATTTAGAATATTATATGAAATGAATCATGTAAAAGCACCAAATATAATTTCTGAGATTTGTTTTTGTGATAGCAAAAAGGATATAGATATTTATAATAAGTACAGTTGGGAGCAGTTAGCACATGTATTTTGTAATGCTATTGATAGTAATATTCCTAAGACTGTTAACTCTAGAACAACAGGATATGTTGTAACAAATTATTTACCTAATGGATATAAAGGAGATAATAGTTTTATAGGAGTAGATTTAGAATATGTTCTAAGTTATTTTCATGGAGTTAGATGTTATGCTAAAGCTGATTCTAAAGGTATATGGATAGAAACACAAGTATTACCTATAAGCAAATGTGAAGAATTAAAAGCCCAATTAGGTACTTGGTTTTATACACTTAAATCATTTTGA
- a CDS encoding XkdQ/YqbQ family protein → MNIELLIDDKKSNIYNISNLVKQVTWKTKRKGSPSSLEVTLLTDETLGLSNGDIIRFRVNGVNIFYGYIFKHSGNEGEEIKVTAYDQIKYLMYNDTFSYSNLKASDIVENIIYNLGLKKGIIEDTGYIIPRVNEKDKKLLDIIYKALEKTLGSTKRTFVLYDDFGSINLKDINNMRQELIISENTNLGKYNWSKSIEDSYNAIKLVRKSEKLGQGEVYPIEDKENLYKWGRLQFFKTVDDKLNKAQIDQMLKAHLALKNRESKSLKLKDVLGTNIKLESKLRGGSGVWVDIKRYGINQVYLIEEATHKFSKDGHVMNFDLKVV, encoded by the coding sequence ATGAATATAGAGTTATTAATTGATGATAAAAAAAGTAATATCTATAATATTAGTAATCTTGTAAAGCAAGTAACATGGAAGACAAAAAGAAAAGGAAGTCCTTCTAGCTTAGAAGTAACATTGTTAACAGATGAAACATTAGGTTTATCAAATGGAGATATCATAAGGTTTAGAGTGAATGGAGTTAACATATTTTATGGATATATATTCAAACACAGTGGTAATGAAGGAGAAGAAATAAAAGTAACAGCATATGATCAAATTAAATATTTAATGTATAATGATACATTTTCATATAGTAACTTAAAGGCTAGTGATATAGTAGAAAATATAATTTATAATCTAGGGCTGAAAAAAGGTATTATTGAAGACACAGGTTATATAATCCCTAGAGTTAATGAAAAAGATAAAAAATTATTAGATATTATTTATAAAGCATTAGAAAAAACTTTAGGTTCAACTAAAAGAACTTTTGTTTTATATGATGATTTTGGAAGCATTAATCTTAAAGATATAAATAATATGAGGCAGGAATTAATAATATCTGAAAATACTAATTTAGGTAAATACAATTGGAGCAAGTCAATTGAAGATAGTTATAATGCTATAAAGCTTGTTAGAAAAAGTGAGAAGTTAGGGCAAGGAGAAGTATATCCTATTGAAGATAAAGAAAATCTTTATAAATGGGGTAGACTTCAATTTTTTAAAACTGTTGATGATAAGTTGAATAAAGCACAAATAGATCAGATGCTTAAAGCTCACTTAGCATTAAAAAATAGAGAAAGTAAATCATTAAAACTTAAAGATGTTTTAGGAACTAATATTAAGTTAGAGTCAAAACTTAGAGGGGGATCTGGTGTTTGGGTTGATATAAAAAGGTATGGAATAAATCAAGTATATTTGATAGAAGAAGCTACACATAAATTTTCTAAAGATGGTCACGTAATGAATTTTGATTTAAAGGTGGTGTAG
- a CDS encoding DUF2634 domain-containing protein, whose translation MSNFSVLPQGGIIKDVDTIKEVKYPGKTYKIKENRIIGFCDEIEALKQTIYFILNTQRYDYLIYPDNYGSELRETIEMDKDIAESELKRRIKEALIQDDRIENVDEFIFEYKKDSVIVKFTVFSIYSKLYESVVI comes from the coding sequence ATGAGTAATTTTAGTGTATTACCTCAGGGAGGAATAATAAAAGATGTTGATACTATAAAAGAGGTAAAATATCCTGGTAAAACTTATAAGATTAAAGAAAATAGAATAATTGGGTTTTGTGATGAGATAGAAGCGCTTAAGCAGACAATATATTTTATATTAAATACCCAAAGATATGATTACTTAATATATCCTGATAATTATGGAAGCGAACTTAGAGAAACTATAGAGATGGATAAAGATATTGCAGAGAGTGAACTAAAACGTAGAATAAAAGAAGCATTAATTCAAGATGATAGAATTGAAAATGTAGATGAATTTATATTTGAATATAAAAAAGACAGTGTAATAGTAAAATTCACTGTCTTTTCTATTTATTCAAAATTATATGAAAGTGTGGTGATTTAA